In a single window of the Pecten maximus unplaced genomic scaffold, xPecMax1.1, whole genome shotgun sequence genome:
- the LOC117321433 gene encoding uncharacterized protein LOC117321433: protein MDVTPKWTCFLCAQPAPFHSLASLEAQEKSGNTEIYIDGDYKIYLRCPSCRRCFHLSWKGKGKMKKRKRTVDTVTETLTGLFEKREMQTAKRHKEKMNIMKSFIDVLRGKQDSSAAHSNSPSASSDDD from the exons ATGGACGTAACACCAAAGTGGACCTGCTTTTTGTGTGCCCAGCCAGCTCCATTCCACTCTCTTGCTTCACTAGAAGCGCAGGAAAAATCTGGaaacacagagatatatatagaCGGTGATTACAA GATTTATTTGCGCTGCCCGTCCTGCAGGAGGTGTTTTCATCTAAGCTGGAAAGGCAAggggaaaatgaaaaaaaggaaaaggacAGTTGACACAGTTACAGAAACCTTAACCGGTCTCTTTGAAAAACGAGAAATGCAAACTGCAAAGCGGCACAAGGAAAAAATGAACATAATGAAATCCTTCATTGATGTTTTAAGAGGAAAACAAGATTCCTCTGCAGCTCATTCCAATTCCCCAAGTGCGTCTTCTGATGATGATTAA